In Salinigranum marinum, one DNA window encodes the following:
- a CDS encoding acyl-CoA dehydrogenase family protein: MLDYVALEGDLADEERMVRDTARRFVDEQVRPDIGEQFEDGTFPLELIPEMGDLGFFAPNLEGYGLPGVSETAYGLLMQELEAGDSGVRSAASVQGALVMYPIHAYGSDEQRERWLPSLGSGEAIGCFGLTEPEHGSDPASMETRAERDGDGYRLQGSKTWITNAPVADVAVVWARDTSSEGKPVRGFLVETDRDGVTTNEIDGKLSMRASVTGEIGLSNAWVPEESVLPGVEGMKGPLSCLTQARYGIAWGVVGAARDCFETAREYALDREQFGGPIARFQLQQEKLADMATRITTAQLLAHRLAKLKERGDLTPQQVSMAKRNNVAMAREVARTAREMLGGNGITTDYSPMRHLANIETVYTYEGTHDIHSLVLGQDLTGIAAFE; the protein is encoded by the coding sequence ATGCTCGACTACGTGGCCCTCGAGGGGGACCTCGCTGACGAGGAACGGATGGTTCGCGACACCGCGCGCCGGTTCGTCGACGAGCAGGTCCGACCGGATATCGGCGAACAGTTCGAGGACGGCACCTTTCCCCTGGAACTCATCCCCGAGATGGGCGACCTCGGCTTTTTCGCACCAAACCTGGAGGGGTACGGCCTGCCGGGCGTGAGCGAGACCGCCTACGGCCTCCTGATGCAGGAGCTCGAAGCGGGCGATTCGGGGGTCCGCTCGGCCGCGAGCGTCCAGGGTGCGCTCGTGATGTACCCCATCCACGCGTACGGCTCCGACGAACAGCGTGAGCGGTGGCTCCCGTCTCTCGGTAGTGGCGAGGCGATCGGCTGTTTTGGCCTCACGGAGCCCGAACACGGCTCCGACCCGGCGAGCATGGAGACGCGCGCGGAGCGGGACGGCGACGGCTACCGCCTGCAGGGGTCGAAGACGTGGATCACGAACGCTCCGGTCGCCGACGTGGCAGTGGTGTGGGCTCGCGACACCTCCTCGGAGGGGAAGCCCGTCCGCGGATTCCTCGTCGAGACCGATCGCGACGGCGTCACGACGAACGAGATCGACGGCAAGCTCTCGATGCGCGCCTCCGTTACCGGTGAGATCGGCCTCTCGAACGCCTGGGTCCCCGAGGAGAGCGTCCTCCCCGGCGTCGAGGGGATGAAAGGGCCGCTGTCCTGTCTGACCCAGGCGCGGTACGGCATCGCCTGGGGGGTGGTCGGCGCGGCCCGCGACTGCTTCGAGACCGCCCGAGAGTACGCGCTCGATCGCGAGCAGTTCGGCGGTCCGATCGCCCGTTTTCAGCTCCAGCAGGAGAAGCTGGCCGACATGGCGACGCGGATCACGACCGCACAGCTGCTCGCACACCGCCTCGCCAAACTGAAAGAACGCGGCGACCTCACGCCACAGCAGGTGTCGATGGCCAAGCGGAACAACGTCGCGATGGCGCGCGAGGTCGCACGGACCGCCCGGGAGATGCTCGGCGGCAACGGGATCACCACCGACTACTCGCCGATGCGGCACCTGGCGAACATCGAGACCGTCTACACGTACGAGGGTACCCACGACATCCACTCGCTCGTCCTGGGGCAGGACCTCACCGGGATCGCGGCCTTCGAGTAG